In the Chelativorans sp. AA-79 genome, ACTGACGAAGCGCGACCATTCCAGGTCAGGGCCTCGACCATGGTGAGGCGGTCGGACGGTAGCCCGCGCGATAGCCGATATGACGCAGATAGACCTGCCGCATCATCGGATCGGCTTTGGCCATCATGCGAAGCGCCGCCAACACGGCGGCCCAGATGGCGATCCCGAGCAGCACGGAAAACCACGTCAGGACCACGAAGATCAGGATCACCGCTGCAAGACCGGTCAGCAACACCAGTTCCCGATCGGCGCCCATCAAATGGTTCGGGCGCGAAAGCGCCCGGTGGATGCGGGATCGTGAGAGAGCAACGCCAGGCTCAGCCATCGCTCCCCTCCCCTGCCCCGGCCTGCGGCGCCTCGTTGGCCGGATAGCCGATCGAGGCGCCGCTCGCGCCGAATAGGCCGACGATCTGCGTGGCGCCGAGGAGGATGCCGGCGACCAGCACGACATACATCAGCCTGCGCGCGAAATCGTTGAGCTCGCCGCCGAAGATCAGCATGCCGCCTGCGACCGCAACGGCGGCCAGCGCGATGAAGCCCGCAACCGGACCGGTAATGGATTGCTGTATCTGTTGGAGCGGCCCTTCCCAGGGCAGACCGCCACCACTTGACGCGAGCGCTGGCGTGGCAAGCGCGACAAGCAAGAGCGTTGCCGCGACCGGGATGGCGGCCAGTGCGCGGGTGTTATGCGGCATGACATTCCTCGTCGATCTGGGGATGGTGATCGGTCGTGTAGCGCGCGCCGTCGAAGCCCGTGACATGCATGACATCACGCACCCGCCGCCCATGGCCGGCACGTCCGATGGACACGACGAGGTCGACGGCTTCGCCGATGACCTCGCGCATCGGCTGCTGGCTGACCTCCGCGGTCAATTGCTCGAGGCGGCGAAGCGCGGAGATGGCGCTGTCGGCGTGAATGGTCGTCACACCGCCCGGGTGCCCGGTATTCCATGCCTTGAGCAGGGTGAGCGCGGCACCATCGCGAACCTCGCCGACGATGATCCGATCCGGCCTCAGCCGCATCGTGCTCTTCAGCAGCCGGGCCATGTCCACTGTGTCGCTGGTATGAAGGGCAACCGCGTTCTCGGCGGCGCACTGGATTTCCGAGGTGTCCTCCAGGATGACGAGCCGGTCGTCCGGCGACAGCGAGACAATCTCCGCAATCACGGCGTTGGCCAATGTCGTCTTGCCCGATCCGGTGCCGCCGCTGATCACGATGTTCATGCGCGAAGCAACGGCGCTCCGCAGCATGGTTGCCTGGCGGTGGGTCATGATTCCGGCGCGCACATATTCCTTGAGCGGGATGAGCCGGGATGCCCGCCTTCGAATGGTGAACGTGGGCGCAGCGACGATCGGTGGAAGCAGACCCTCGAAGCGGTGCCCGCCGATGGGGAGTTCGCCCGAGATGATCGGCTGGCTTGCATCCACTTCGGTCTGCAGCGCATGGGCCACGCTGCCGATAATGATTTCGGCGGCGCCGGGCGCGAGCTCACCAATGGGCTCGACCCCCTGCCCCAGCCGTTCAACGAACAGGCGGCCGTCCGGATTGAGCATGATCTCGACGACCAGTGGATCCTCGAGTGCCCCGCAGACCACCTCGCCAAGTGCGTCCATCAGTTTGCGCACGAGTCGGTCGTGCGAACGCATCTGACTCATGAGGCAGCATCCGGAGGCTCGCCAGAGACTGTTCTGTCATGTTGAGCGGCTCCGCACCGCTCTCCTCTCCTTGCCATGAATCCGTCCCACCAGTGAAAATGAGGGCCTATCGATCACGAACAATGCGCTCCGTCAGCCCGGCAAA is a window encoding:
- the trbB gene encoding P-type conjugative transfer ATPase TrbB; the protein is MSQMRSHDRLVRKLMDALGEVVCGALEDPLVVEIMLNPDGRLFVERLGQGVEPIGELAPGAAEIIIGSVAHALQTEVDASQPIISGELPIGGHRFEGLLPPIVAAPTFTIRRRASRLIPLKEYVRAGIMTHRQATMLRSAVASRMNIVISGGTGSGKTTLANAVIAEIVSLSPDDRLVILEDTSEIQCAAENAVALHTSDTVDMARLLKSTMRLRPDRIIVGEVRDGAALTLLKAWNTGHPGGVTTIHADSAISALRRLEQLTAEVSQQPMREVIGEAVDLVVSIGRAGHGRRVRDVMHVTGFDGARYTTDHHPQIDEECHAA
- a CDS encoding conjugal transfer protein TrbD, which codes for MAEPGVALSRSRIHRALSRPNHLMGADRELVLLTGLAAVILIFVVLTWFSVLLGIAIWAAVLAALRMMAKADPMMRQVYLRHIGYRAGYRPTASPWSRP
- a CDS encoding TrbC/VirB2 family protein; this encodes MPHNTRALAAIPVAATLLLVALATPALASSGGGLPWEGPLQQIQQSITGPVAGFIALAAVAVAGGMLIFGGELNDFARRLMYVVLVAGILLGATQIVGLFGASGASIGYPANEAPQAGAGEGSDG